The Chitinophaga sp. Cy-1792 genome contains the following window.
TTAATGCCTCCATATCATGGATATGCTGCTGCACATAGGTGATCAGTCGCATGGCCGCCGGTTGTGCATGGCCATCGCCGGATACCTGGCCCTCACTGCTGATCAGGTTTCGCGCGATCAGGTTAATTAAGATAGATAGAGATTGACGGATGATCAACGTATGCCCGTAATTTTTCTGCTGATATTCCCGTATGATGCCCGCCAACAATACATTCGCCGTTTTCTCATCTTCCCTGTCACGAAAAATGCAGCCCGCCTTCGCATGGTAATGATGCAGGATATAACTGATCTTTCGCAGGTTGTCACAGGTTTCTATCCGCTCATTTTCAAACCTTACCTGGTCTATAAAAGCTGGACTGAACCGAAAAAATGCAATGGTGGTGGCTGCCTCCGGCATAAAGGAATACCGGGTTCCCTGCTGCAGCATGAATAATTTTTTCGCACTATAACGGTACTGATATTGTTCATCCGTATGTTGCCCCTTGCCTTCCAGCACATACGCCATTTCAAAATAATAATCTGACCGGAACCGGTAAGGTTTCGATGTGGTATGTACCAGCTGTACTTCTGCCTGATCTATAATCTTTGTAAAAGACATCTGTAAAGGTACAATACAAACCTCTGTAAATACCATTTTTTTTGTACTTCCTGTTGTTGCTTTGTCCTTCAAAATAAACAGGGATGATTGTTGCTGCACAGGAATATAATAGCCGTAGATGGTTGATACTGGCCATTCTATCAATAGGTGCGTTTTTGTCGCCATTGGATTTTTTTATTGTTAATGTGGCACTGCCGGATATTAAGCAGGCCTTCGGTGCCACAGATACCGCTTTACAGCTGGTAGTGGCGGGGTATGGCCTCACCTATGCTGTGCTGGTGGTCACCGGTGGGCGACTGGGAGATATCTTCGGCCGGAAGCGCGTGTTTATCACCGGGATGCTGTTGTTTATCATCGCTTCTGCAGCTTGTGCCGGCGCCATCAGTATAACATGGCTGATCGCCGCGCGGGTATTGCAGGGCATGGGTGCCGCCATGCTGGCGCCGCAGGTGATCGCCACCATCCGGGTGATATTTCCGCCGGCAGAACAACCACGCGCCATGGGGGTATTCGGGGCGGTATTCGGCCTCGCAGCCATTGCCGGACAACTGCTGGGCGGCCTGCTGATCAATGCACATGTATTTGGATATACCTGGCAAAGTGTATTCCTCGTAAACCTGCCGGCAGGGCTGACCTGTTGTGTGATGGCCTATGCCTGTATGCAGGAAAGCATGGCCGCCGCACGCCCCAGACTGGACATCGGTGGGATGTTGCTGGCCACCCTGACATTATTGTTATTCATTTATCCGCTGGTTAAAGGAAGAGAATTGGATTGGCCCTGGTGGATTTTCGCCTGCTTGCTGTTGTCGCTGGTGAGCGGATATATACTGCTACGTTATGAAGCACTGCTGTTGCGCCGGCAGCAGTCGCCACTGATCTATATTCCACTGCTGCAAGACCCGCATTTCCTGAAAGGAGCCGGGGTGATATATCTGTATAATCATACTGCTGCTTTCTTTCTCATTTTTCCTTATTATTTGCAGAATGGGCTACAGCAGGATGCTTTTACGGCAGGACTGGCGGTAATGCCCTATGCCATCGGGTTTTTCCTGGCGCCGTTGATGAGCCCGCGTAGCGGGCTGACAGCCAGCCAGCTCACTAAAGGTGGTATGCTATTGCTGGCAGGCGGTTTCCTGGTAAGTTCATTCGCCATGCATGTAGCACCACAGCCGGGCTGGCTGCTCAAGGTTGGTTTGCTGCTGGCCGGTACAGGACATGGTACCGTTATGCCTGCCATGCTGCGGCAGATCATGGCAGACGTGGAGGTCGCACTCGCCGGACAGGCAGCAGGAATTATCAGTACAGCCATACAGGTAGGTAGCGTGACAGGTACGGCGGTCATCGGAACACTGTTCTTTTCATTGCAGGAGCATTTTTCGTATAGCCGTTCCATAGAGATAGCGTTTGTTGCTTTGGCCCTGGTACTGTTTGCAGGATATCTGCTGGCAGGTAATTATAGTAATTCTAAAAAGATATCAAATGAATAATGAAGCAAAGGCCATAGCGATGGTCATGGATTTTCACGTAGCCATAGAAAAATGGTTTTGCGGAGAAGCGTCTTTGTCGGCAGATCAGCTGCTGCAGTACTTTAGCAGCGATTTTGAAATGACCGGCGCTGCTGGTAAAACGATGAATTACCAGGAGCTGGCAGCGTGGCTGCCTAAGGCAAAAGGAGCGAAGCCGGGTATGGTGATACGCGTCAGTCCGCCTGAAGTTTTTAGCACTTTCTGTTATACATTGGTGTATTATGAAGAAACGCAGGAAGTAGGGGAGACGCTGACTACCCGCAGATCATCCGCCATATTCCGGACGGAGAAATACGGCCTGAAATGGTGGCGGCTGACAGAGGAATGGATATTGTGATGTCGCTGAAAGTGGCTGCTATGGCTGGATTGTAGTCGCTGTGGTCATCTGCCCGAAGGGCGGGGAAAGCAAACAGATAACCATCATATACAACCAATTTTGATGGTTATCTGTTTGCAGTATAATACAGGCAGATGATAAGTCTTGTTTTTAAAAAGAAAAATATATTATATTTGTCCTCATCGCTAAAACGATTTAGCGTTTAACAGTCTTAAATAATATATGAAAAATTCCATGGCGGTTGGAGTGGATGTAGGCGGGTCGCATATTACAGCGGCATTGGTGGATCTGGAAAACAGATCGGTTATTGAAAAAACCTGGCGCAGAGAGCGTGTAAATTCTAAGGGCACTACTACAGAAATCGTGGATGCCTGGGCAGCAGTTATCCTTGATGTAGCTGCCGGACTACCACATCAACCTGTCATTATCGGTATAGGCATGCCTGGCCCTTTTAATTATGAAGAAGGGATCAGTCTGATGCAGAACCAGGATAAATACGACGCTTTATATGGCCTCAACGTCAGAGAGCTGCTGGCAGCAAAGCTCAACACTGAGCCTCAGCAGATCCGCTTCATCAATGATGCGGGCTGTTTCCTGCAAGGGGAAGCTTTCAGTGGCGCCGCCAGAGGCTTTAAAAGTGCCATCGGACTTACCCTGGGAACCGGTTTAGGCTCCGCCACCTTCGATGGCCACATCGCCAGAGACGCCGACCGCTGGTGTACTCCTTTTAAAGACAGCATTGCTGAAGAATATATTTCCTCCCGCTGGTTTATCAACAGGTATGCCGCTGTTAGCGGAAATGCAGTTAAAGATGTGAAAGCCCTGACGGAACTGATAGGTGCCGATCCCCGCATCCTGGATATCTTCCAGGAATTCGGTACTAACCTGGGAACCTTCCTGGTACCTTTTATTCAGGAAGAACAACCTGAAATAGTAATCCTGGGTGGCAATATCTCCAATGCCGCTGACCTGTTCTTCCCTGCGGTAACCGCAGTGCTGGCGCAGCATAATATTCACATCCCGATCCGTACCGCTCAGCTGGGCGAATCTGCCGCGATCATAGGCGCTGCCAGCGTATGGTACGACGAAACTGTAGACGTTTAATTTTTATAGATACGATTTTGTCCTGTTCTTTAGGATAATTATTAGCCTTACTAATGCACAACGCCCTGTCGCAAAACGGGGCGTTGCTGTTTTCGCCACTCATCACATTTTTTGTAGCCGGACTTGCAAATGCAAATCCCGGCTGCTATCTTACTTCCTCATTTCCGTATAGTCTGCACATATTATTGCTCCTGCAACAGGGGCTGGCTTTGTATTGTATAATACAGTGAACTGATGTTGTTGGTAAATTTATTCAACCTGTTTATAACGGTATTGCATACACGTAATGCAAAAAGTATATCTATTCTAATATAAACGCTATGGCAAATCAAAACAGTAATTCAAGGCGCTCATTCATCCGGAACTCACTGGGTGCTATTGCTGCTTTTACTATCGTGCCACGACATGTACTCGGTCGTGGATACCTTGCTCCCAGTGACCAGCTCACCAAAGCAGTGATTGGTACCGGTAACATGGGACGTGGACATTTTGGCTACGCAGGAACCCGCGTAGTAGCCATCTGTGATGTTGACCGCAGTCATATCCAGCTCGCAATGGACCAGCTGAAAGACAAATCTGTAAAAACGTTTACAGATTACCGTGAGGTAATACAATTACCGGAAGTAGACATTGTACATATCGCTACACCGCCGCACTGGCACGGTATCATCGCAGCCGATGCCGCCCGCGCAGGAAAAGATATCTGGTGTGAGAAACCCATGACAGCCACCATAGGAGAAGGTAAACGCCTCGTGGAAGCTGTACAGCAACATGGCCGCATCTTCCGCCTCAATACCTGGTTCCGCTTCGAAGATAACTTCTATGGCATGGGAACCACCGTGAAACCTATTAAGAAACTGGTGGAAAGCGGCCTCCTGGGATGGCCCCTGAAAGTTACCATCAGCAAACATACCGGCTTCGACTGGAAATTCTACTGGGTAGGTAAAACCAATCTCCCCGAAATGCCCGTACCTAAAGAACTCGACTACGATATGTGGCTGGGACCAGCGCCCTACAAGCCTTACAGCGCCCATCGCGTACACCAGACCTTCCGCGGCTACTGGGATTATGATGGCGGCGGACTCGGCGACATGGGGCAGCATTATATCGACCCGGTACAATACTTCCTCGGAAAAGATAATACCAGCCCCGTAAAAGTAGAAGTGGACGCACCGCAGCAACACCCCGATGCAGTAGGCACCTGGCGCCGTATTACCTATACCTATGCTGATGGTTGTCAGATCATCCTGGATGGGGAAGGTAAAGACGAAAAAGCAGCCTACATAGAAGGACCTAATGGTAAACTCTATCCTGGCTTTAAATCCACGATCCCGGACCTGGAAAGAAAACTGGCCTCCTTCCCTGACCCGGCGCCACAACAAACTGATTTTGCAGAAGCAGTAAGACTACGCCGCAAATTTGCACTCAACGAAGAAAACGGACACCGTTCTGCTACCCTGGTAAATATGGGTAAGGTCGCACTGCGACTAAACCGTTCACTGGAATTTGATCCGGTGAAACAGGAGTTTATCAATGATGCAGGCGCCAATGCACTGATTTATCAGCCTATGCGCGGCCCATGGACTATCTGATCTCACTAAAATCTATCTCATGAAAAAAATCACACTCGCTATATGCCTGCTGATCAGCTGCTGTACTGCCTTTGCGCAACCAGCTCCCGACCAGCGCGCATTTCATACCAAAGTTGCGGACATCCTGGCGTTGTTCCCGGCTACCAATGCCCAGGTACTCAATACCAATATGGAAACGATCGCCGGCCTCGGCGAGGAAGGCCTCGTTCAGATGGCCGCCATGCTGGCTGATCCCGGAAAAGGTGACAATACAAAAATGGAATATGCCCTTGCCGGTTACGCCTTCTATGTTACCCAGCCAGGCAGGGAAGCCCTAAGAAGTACTGCCAGCAATGCTTTTGCTAAAGCACTTGCCAATGCTTCCAATCCGGAAACAAAAGCATTCCTCATCCGTGAGCTGCAAGCCACCGGCAACGCCGCCGCTGTAAATGTGCTCATTCCTTACCTGAAAGATGCGCGCCTCTGTGATCCTGCTGCGAGAGCCCTGGTGAAAATTGCCGCCCCTGAAGGTGTGAAAGCTATCGCAGATGCACTGCCTGCTGCCGATGCTGCTGCTAAAATCACGCTCACCGAGGCTTTGGGAGATGCTAAATATGCGCCTGCAACGCCGGCACTGATCGCGCAGTTAACCGGTGCTGAACCTAAACTGGCGAAAGTCACCAATTATGCGCTGGCAGAAATTGCTGCCCCTGCCGCCGCTGCTCCGCTGAAAGCCGCTGCCGCAAAGGCAGACTACCGCTATGATGTAACCAATGCTACCGCATCTTATATCACTTATATCAATCACCTCTCCGACAAAAAACAGGCAGACCTCCTGGCACAGGGACTGATGGCGGCAACGAAAACGCCTGCCCGCGAAAATGCATATGTTGCCGGTCTGGATTTATACGCTGCCAACAATGGCGGAAAAGGTATCAATACCTATATCCTGGCGGCTACGGATGCCCGTGCACGTGTGAAAAATGCCGGCTGGAAACTAATTGCTGCCAATGCTGATGCGGTGTCTAAGCCACAACAGGCACAGGTGCTGACCTTACTCCGTACTGCCGACAACGTTACCAAAGCGGCTGCGCTCCGCCTGCTGGCTGATAATAAGGTTACCTGGGCACTGGCTGAAGAAACAGCACTGATAAAAGATAAAGATCCATTGGTGAGTACCGCAGCCATCGATGCTGCCGGCCGCACCGGCGGAACCGCTGCACTGCCGCAGCTGCTGGCTGCGCTGAATACCAGCGATGCTGCCACCGTAAAGGCGGTACAAAATGCGATGCTCATCATGCCGGGTAATACTGTCGTCTCTTCGGCTGCAGCTGCCTATAGTGGCCTGACGCCGGAAGGAAAGGCGGCGGTGATCGCACTGCTGGCGGCCAGGAAATCTGCAGAGAATGCTGGCATCGTACTGGAGGCTGCCAAAGGCGCCGATCCGTTACGCAGTGCCGCTTTCGAGGCCCTGCCAGCGGTGAGCAGCGGCAACGATTTATCTGCCTTAAATAATCTCCTGATAAATGCTGGCAATAATAAAGAAATAACGGCTGTACAACAGGCGATCATCAATACCGGTATCCCTGCCGCACAGGTGCAATCCCTGATGGCACAGGCGCCGAAAGATAAGCAGGCAGCCTATTTTAAAATACTGGCTGGACTCTCGGATAAAAATTCCCTACAGACCATCCTGACTGGATTTAATAACGGTAACGAACAAACGAAGTCGGAAGCTATCGGCGCATTAGCCGCCTGGACAAACACCGATGCTGCTCCTATGCTGCTGGACATCGCCAGAAACCCGGCGAATAAAGGATTACAAGACCAGGCCCTGACAGGGTACATCGGCATTGCAGCAAAAAATAAGCTCCCTGCTGATCAGAAAGTGCTGATGCTGCGTAATGCACTCGAACTCACCAGCACCGCAGCCGTACAGCAAAAGGCACTGAAAACACTGGCCAGCTGCAAAACCTATGGCGCTTTATTGCTGGCAGGCAATTACCTGGATAACGCCGCTGTAAAATCAGAAGCGGCTGAAACAGTGATGAACATTGCGCTGGCGGATAAATCCTTCAACGGTACTACGGTAAAAAACCTGCTGGAAAAAGCATCGGCTAACCTCAGCAGCGGTGATGCAGATTATCAGCGCCAGTCGATCCGTAAATACATCGCGGAAATGCCTGCCGGAGAAGGTTTCGTGCCTATGTTCAATGGTACTGACCTCAGCGGCTGGAAAGGCCTGGTAGAAAATCCTATCGCCAGAGCTAAGATGACGGAGAAAACGCTGAATGCCGCACAGGCCAAAGCCAATGAAACCATGCGCAAAGGCTGGGTAGTGAAAGATGGACTGCTCGTGTTTACCGGCGAAGGTGATAATCTCTGTACAGAAAAAAAATATGGCGACTTTGAAATGCTGGTAGACTGGAAGATTACTGCCCAGGGTGATGCCGGCATTTACCTGCGCGGATCGCCACAGGTGCAGATCTGGGATACTTCCCGCAGAAATGTGGGCGCAGAAGTAGGCAGCGGTGGACTTTACAACAACCAGACCCACCAGAGCAAACCACTGGTGCTGGCAGATAACGCCATCGGTGAATGGAACCATTTCCGTATTATCATGAAAGGAGACCGTGTAACGGTTTATCTCAATGGTCAGCTGGTAACAGACAATACCATCCTCGAAAACTACTGGGACCGCGGCCTGCCTATCTTCCCGGAAGAACAGATTGAATTGCAGGCGCATGGCACCTATGTGGCTTACCGCGATCTCTATATCAAAGAACTGCCACGCCCTGTTGCTTATACGCTGAACGACGAAGAGAAAAAAGCAGGCTATAAAGTACTGTTTGATGGTACCAACATGCATAACTGGACAGGCAATACCAAAGATTATATCATGGAAGATGGTAACCTGGTAATTCGTCCTTCAGATGATGGTGGTCACGGTAACCTGTATACGAAAGATGAATACAAGGATTTTTCTTTCCGTTTTGAGTTTCAGCTGACACCAGGCGCCAACAATGGTTTGGGCGTACATGCGCCATTAACTGGTGATGCTGCCTATGTAGGTATGGAATTACAGATACTGGACAATGAAGCAGATATCTATAAGAGTCTGCATGAATACCAGTACCATGGCTCCGTTTATGGTGTCATTCCTGCAAAGCGTGGCTTCCTGAAGCCGGTAGGAGAGTGGAACTATGAAGAAGCAATCGTACAGGGAACACATATAAAAGTGATCCTGAACGGTGAAGTCATCCTCGACGGTGATATCGCGGATGCCCGCGACCATGGTACCTTAGATCATAAAGATCATCCTGGTCTGAAAAATGAAACAGGGCACATCGGATTTTTAGGACATGGTAGTGTGGTGAAGTTTAGAAATATTCGTGTGAAGACGTTATAAGTTATTTGTTTCCCCGAAATCAAGAAGGGCTGCCAACGGCAGCCCTTCTTGATTTCGGGGGATTTTCAGCGCGCTGAAAATTCCCCAGCCCCCCGGAAAAAATTAAAACGCAGTTTCCGGATGCTGATGATTGGCAGCAGGATTCTGCTGGAAAATCTTACACAGCATGGCGTACAATTCCGGGTGCTTTTCCGCCAGTAAATCCGGGCGTTCGAAGAAGTATTCAGAGATAACGGCAAAGAATTCTCCTTCATTGGTAGCGCCATAAGGATTGATGTCGGTATGCCCGGACATCATTTGCTGTATCGTCTGATGCACCAGTTTCATCCATGGAATGCTGTAGCTGTGTTCAATGAGGTTGCGTGGCAATCCATCTACATAGCCGTCAGACTTATCGAGCAGGTGTACGAATTCATGGATGGCGGTATTACTTTTGTCGGTGGTGTTGGAGAAGCCTTCCCGCAATGCATTTTTCGACAGGGCCATCTGGCCGTTGAGTGGGCCGCTGCCTACCATACCGAGGATATTCCTGCGGTTACCTTCGTATTGATAGCTCTCATCAAAGGTATCCGGGTAGAGGATCACATTGGTAAGATTGAAATATTCCCAGTCTTTAAACCCGAAGATCGGGATGATGGCGCTGGCGGCTACCAGCACGCGGTCCAGCGGTTCTACGGTCGTATGCACTCCTTCGATGGTCGTGCGTTTCAGGAATTTGGTTACCTTTTCCTCAAAGCGTACCTTATCTGCGTCGTCCAGTTGCTGATAGTAGCGTACATTGTCCTGCAGCAGCGACCGGTAAGTGTCGGGAACTGCGGCGTGTAACGTTCTTCTACGTGAGAAGATGTTGTAAATATAGCCGATGAGTATCAGCCCCATCATAATTAATCCAAACAAAACCATCTTATCCCAATTTTACGTTCTATTTATTTTCTGAGCGATTTAAACTCAGAAGTAGTCTTCCATTTAGGGAAAGTACTTTCATTGCTGAGTGTCAGTCCTACGTCAAACAGCAGGCGGATATCCTGAACCATGCCATCGAGTTTCCAGGTGGCAGGATCGAATTCGTCTTTTGGTGAGTGGTAACGTTCACGGTTATACGTGGCGATCTGCTCTTTTGCCCAGCCTGGTGCTTGTCCAATGGCATCTGTGCCAGGGCCGATATAGAGGCCTGGTACTCCTTTTTTCGCAAAGTTGAAATGGTCGGAGCGGAAAAACCAGCCACCTTCCGGATGGTCTTCCGGTGTGATCACGCGGCCTTGTTTAGCGGCGGCGCGCTGTGCATATTCATCGAGCTCAGATTGTCCCAGGCCGATAACCGTGATATTTTTTGTTTTACCGAAGAAGTTCAGTACATCCAGGTTGATATCGGCGACGGTTTTATTCATGGGAAATACGGGATGACTGGCGTAGTATTCTGAGCCGAGCAGTCCCTGCTCTTCTCCGGTAACTGCCAGAAACAGGACAGACCTTTCCGGTACAGGTTTTACCTGTGCAAATGCAGTAGCCAGTTCGAGCAGTCCGGCGGTGCCGCTGGCGTTGTCTACTGCGCCGTTGTAAATGGAATCACCTTTAACCGTTTCACCGATGCCGAAGTGGTCCCAGTGGGCCGAATATACGACACATTCCTGCGGCCGTTTTGAGCCTGGCAGAATGGCCAGTACATTATGTGAGGTAGATTTTTTAATAGTATTGTTGATGACCAGGGATGTTTTCAGGTGAAGATCAACCGGTTTAAATCCTTTCTTCCTGGCCTGCTCCATGATATCGGGGGAGATGCCTGCCAGTGCAAACATTTTCTTTGCCGATTCCTGTGATATCCAGCCTTCCATGATGGTGCGCGACATATTATTGTCGGCGGTCTGGAGGTGTAGTTTTGAATTGGACCATCCGCTGCGTACTACTTTCCATGGGTAGCTGGCAGCAGCTGTTTCGTGGATGATAATCACGCCGGCAGCGCCTTGCCTGGAAGCCTCTTCAAACTTATACGTCCAGCGGCCGTAGTAGGTCATGATATGGCCTTTGAAGAGGGTGCTGTCTGCGAAGCCGGGGTCGTTGATGAGTACCACCACGGTTTTACCTTTCACATCGAGTCCGGCATAGTCATTCCAGTGGTATTCCGGTGCTACGATACCGTAACCGGCAAATACCAGGTCCGAATTTTGCAGTTTCACCTGGTCCTGTACACGACGGGTAGCGGCTACGTAGTCGTCCAGGTATTGAAGGGTGATGCTGTCATTTTTACCTTTTATAACAAGATTACCGGCAGGTTTTGAGAAGATGTTGACCATGGGTACATCCTGAAAATAGCTGTTGCCATTGCCTGGTTTAAGGCCCAGGGCTTTGAATTGGGCGGCTATATATTGAATGGCGCTGTCTTCTCCGCGGGTAAAGGGTTTCCGGCCCTCGAAGGCATCAGAAGCGAGCTTGCTGATATGTTTGGTAAAACCTGCTTCATTGATGGCGGCGGCAGCGGGATTTTCCTGTGCATGTACAGTAATCTGGCCAAGGCTGGCAGCCAGTAATAGTAGTGTTAGTTTTCTCAAAGCAAAATTATTTAAAAGGAAAAATTAGTGGAGTTCGGTTAGATTTCCAAATTCATATGAACCCTTATCTTTGTTATTATGCAGATAAACATCGCTAAAAAAGCTGCGGCAGAAGAGGCCGCCAAACTGGTAAGAACCGGTATGACAGTGGGACTGGGTACAGGCAGTACCGCCTATTATGCCATCATACGCCTCGGCGAAATGGTCAGAAATGAAGGGCTGATCATTAATGCAGTAGCTACCTCCGAGGAGTCGGACAAGCTGGCCAGGGAACAGGGTATTCCTATGGTCCCTTTCAGCGAGGTACAGCAGATCGATATCGATATTGACGGGGCCGATGAATCAGATGCATCGCTTCGCCTGATCAAAGGTGGCGGTGGTGCTTTGCTTCGCGAAAAAATTATCGCAGCAGCATCTGACCAGATGATCGTTATCGCAGATGAAGCCAAACTGGTAAATACACTTGGTAAGTTCCCGCTGCCGGTAGAAATCATCCCTTTTGCACATGAACTGACCATGCACAAGCTGAAAGAGCTGGGTGGTGCGCCGGTTATCAGGCATAAGTCGGACAAAGTCTTCATTACCGATAACGGCAATTATATTGCGGATTGTTATTTTGAAGAGATCCCCGACCCGGAAACCTTACATGCACAGCTGAACGGTATTCCGGGTGTAGTAGAAAACGGGTTGTTTATCGGCCTTGCCACTACGCTGATCGTCGGTAATGACAAGGGCGAAGTACAGATCTATCATCGCTGATCCTTATCGAGCAGGGAATGTTTTTTAGTGTCTTTTGATGTAACATATACCAGCAGGGAGATGAATATGCATACGGTCACATACCAGTAATAGCCGGATTCATGTCCCTGTTGTTTAAAGAAGAGCGCAATCGGTTCGGCGGTGCCGCCGAATAATGCCACGGTGAGCGCATAAGGAAACCCAACACCCAGTGCCCTGATCTCCGCAGGGAATAATTCTGCTTTTACCACCGCATTGATAGCGGTATAGCCACTCACAATTACCAGTGCCGCCAGGATCAGCCAGAAGGCTGTCCAGGAAGAGTCTGCCTTGCTGATAGCCGTCAGGATAGGAACGGTCAGTAAGGTGCCCAGCACCCCAAAACTTATCAGGATCGGCTTCCTGCCAATACGGTCAGACAACCAGCCTACAAGGGGCTGTAAACAGGCATAAATGAGCATCAGGAAGAAGGTGAGCGTTGTGGCACTTTCAATACTCATTTTAACGGTATTTACCAGGAATTTCTGCATGTAGGTGGTATAGGTATAAAATGCCAGCGTACCGCCCATGGTGAGGCCTACCACCGTTAATACCGCTTTGGGGTGCTCCCGGAAGAGGATTTTCAGACTTCCTTTCTCTTTTTCGCTGGCTTTTTCCTTTTCAAAGGCAGTAGATTCCTGCATGTTTCTGCGGAGGTACAGTACAGAGAATGCCAGCAGGGCGCCTATCCAGAAAGGGATGCGCCAGCCCCAGCTGTGCA
Protein-coding sequences here:
- a CDS encoding M28 family metallopeptidase, producing the protein MRKLTLLLLAASLGQITVHAQENPAAAAINEAGFTKHISKLASDAFEGRKPFTRGEDSAIQYIAAQFKALGLKPGNGNSYFQDVPMVNIFSKPAGNLVIKGKNDSITLQYLDDYVAATRRVQDQVKLQNSDLVFAGYGIVAPEYHWNDYAGLDVKGKTVVVLINDPGFADSTLFKGHIMTYYGRWTYKFEEASRQGAAGVIIIHETAAASYPWKVVRSGWSNSKLHLQTADNNMSRTIMEGWISQESAKKMFALAGISPDIMEQARKKGFKPVDLHLKTSLVINNTIKKSTSHNVLAILPGSKRPQECVVYSAHWDHFGIGETVKGDSIYNGAVDNASGTAGLLELATAFAQVKPVPERSVLFLAVTGEEQGLLGSEYYASHPVFPMNKTVADINLDVLNFFGKTKNITVIGLGQSELDEYAQRAAAKQGRVITPEDHPEGGWFFRSDHFNFAKKGVPGLYIGPGTDAIGQAPGWAKEQIATYNRERYHSPKDEFDPATWKLDGMVQDIRLLFDVGLTLSNESTFPKWKTTSEFKSLRK
- a CDS encoding MFS transporter: MKHPDSWRIKAILTGSAGNMVEWYDWYIYSTFSLYFAPVFFPKGNYTAQLLNTAAIFAVGFLMRPIGGWMFGRIADRQGRKTAMTLSVLLMSLGSVLIAITPSYRAIGVAAPVLLTLARLLQGLSVGGEYGTSATYLSEVATPDFRGFYSSFQYVTLIGGQLLALGVQLVLQKLFLTPEQLHSWGWRIPFWIGALLAFSVLYLRRNMQESTAFEKEKASEKEKGSLKILFREHPKAVLTVVGLTMGGTLAFYTYTTYMQKFLVNTVKMSIESATTLTFFLMLIYACLQPLVGWLSDRIGRKPILISFGVLGTLLTVPILTAISKADSSWTAFWLILAALVIVSGYTAINAVVKAELFPAEIRALGVGFPYALTVALFGGTAEPIALFFKQQGHESGYYWYVTVCIFISLLVYVTSKDTKKHSLLDKDQR
- the rpiA gene encoding ribose-5-phosphate isomerase RpiA → MQINIAKKAAAEEAAKLVRTGMTVGLGTGSTAYYAIIRLGEMVRNEGLIINAVATSEESDKLAREQGIPMVPFSEVQQIDIDIDGADESDASLRLIKGGGGALLREKIIAAASDQMIVIADEAKLVNTLGKFPLPVEIIPFAHELTMHKLKELGGAPVIRHKSDKVFITDNGNYIADCYFEEIPDPETLHAQLNGIPGVVENGLFIGLATTLIVGNDKGEVQIYHR